The Petroclostridium xylanilyticum genome includes a region encoding these proteins:
- a CDS encoding putative Se/S carrier-like protein, translated as MDYYLAIYSSVTLANRVKKYMPQDGDYIGIVHTPRSISMGGCSYALKFKKHKLPVVKQVSQDLGIKIKALYKESVVNGVKSYSQIY; from the coding sequence ATGGATTATTATTTAGCGATATATTCGTCAGTAACCCTGGCAAATAGAGTAAAAAAATACATGCCACAGGATGGAGATTATATCGGAATTGTTCATACACCCAGGTCCATATCAATGGGTGGGTGTAGTTATGCACTCAAATTTAAAAAACACAAACTGCCAGTGGTAAAGCAAGTATCGCAAGATCTTGGGATCAAGATAAAAGCTTTATATAAAGAATCTGTTGTAAATGGCGTAAAATCGTATAGTCAAATATATTAA